One Aminivibrio pyruvatiphilus genomic window, TGCCCGGATGGTCAACCTGCTGCAGCACCCTTTCCACCTCGAGGAACTGCTCCGGCCTGCCGGAAACGTAGAGAGTCCGCAGCCGTTCGTCGATAACCACCTTGCTGACTCCGGCGAGGCCCTGCACCAGGCCGCCCACGGACTTCATGTCAGCGTAGGCGATGCGGTACTGCCTGGTGGACTCCTTGCCGGTGGTCCGCCCGATGCTGTCGGGCGTACCGACGATGATGGTCTTTCCCATGATGGCGTAGCTCATGCCGTACATCCGCATCATGTACCCCATGGCCTCGTTCAGGGGCACGCCCTTCAGGGTCATGGTTACCAGCGTGTTGGGCACCGAGGGATCCGCCACGATGTTCATGTTGGCGTAGGCCCCCAGCATCCGGAAGACGTCCCGGAGCTCCACGTCCCGAAGGTCGAGGGTTACCGGAACGGTCTGAGTGAAGGGGTCTCCCGCCACGGGCGCCGCAGGGGCCTGGGGCTTCAGAAGATCAGCCTGGATGTTCTCCCGCTCCACGAACCCCGAGGTGCTGAGGCGCAGCACATACCTGTTCGAGGGGGCCTTCCCCTCCATGCCCTTCAGCGACATGGGGGAACTCACCCGCATCTTGAAGACCACGTTCTCCCCGCTCTGGTCCGCCCGGACAAGACCCACAAGGGGAAGTCCGAAATCCCGTTCCCACTTCACGGCGGGCAGATAGGCCCCGGCAAGGGTGAAAGTGACCATGTCCGTGCCAAGGGTATCCACCTCGGGAAGAGGAAGAGACGTTCCCTTCAGCTCGACGATGATGCTGTCGGAACCGAGCTGGCGGACCATGAGCCCGCCCACGGGAGGCAGATGGGCATAGGAGGGCTTTTCTTCGGCCAGTGCAGGAAAATCAGCCGAAAATGCCCCGAAACCGACCAGTGCGAACACCAAAAGGATGAATATCTTCGACAACGTTCTCATAGTATAAAATCCCCCTCTAGAGTCCCGGAGCGAGGTCCAGATTCTTTCCGGACCAGTTGACCGTCACCTTGTCCGGCCCTATCCGGACGACCTTCCCCTCGCCGTTGCTGAAGGAGTATCCGCTTCGTACAATGATCCCCGTGCCCACTCCCTCGATATCCATGATGGCCATGGACTGCTTGCCCGCGACCATGATTGCCCGGACGAACATGATGGGCGGAATCTTCTCCCGCACGTAGGTGGGTATGACCTGGTCCTCGCCGCCCACCGTCACCGAACCCTCGCCGACCGCCTGGGAGGCTACCGTCACCTTCATGGTGGGGATGAAGGGCTGCCGTGAAGCCTCGATAACCGCGCTCGCAAGGGTAAGGCTCCGGGTGCGGGTATCCACCGCGGTCCTGAAATCGCCGATCACCTTGTCCAGCCGCTGGGCGTCTTTTTCCGACTGGCTCTCGATGGGCGGGATGGTGATGGGCTCCTCATGGTTCAGTTCAATATACTGGCGGAACATATACCCCGACCAGCCGCATCCCGCAAGGAGCAACAGCACCGCTATGGTCCTCAGAATGCGGTATCCGCCTTCCCCGGCCACGAGCCTGGAGGTGAATCCTTCGCTGCGGAGTTCGTCAACCACGGCCATCACCTACTTCTTCAGGACGGACTGGATGACCGCGACGCCCTTCGCGTTCTCCCCGTCCACGGAGTTCATGGCAACGGACGCCACGCGCACCGCCACCTTCAGGTTCCGCCAGTCCGCAAGGGTTCTGACGAAAGAGTAATAGGGACCCTCGAAATCGATCTGCACGCCGCTTCTGCCCGCAGGAGTGTTCGCCGGCTTCACCACGTTGCTCCTGACGCCGTTCTTGGTCAGCTCCTGCTGTACCCATGCGTAGAAATCGACCTCGTTCTCAGGAATGCCGAGCTGGTATTTCTCAAGCTGGGCGATGGCCCTCTTGTAGACGTCGATCTGCTTCATCTGCTCCCGCGCCTGCTGGTCCAGTTTCATGCTCCGGGTCTTGAGTTCGCGAATCTCGGTCTTCAGGCCCTTCATTTCGTTGATGTAAAAATACTGTCCGTAGGCGAGACCGCCCACGATGAGAAGAAAAATAAGAAAAAACAGTCCGTCCTTCTTTGCCGAGTTCACCGGATTCCCCCTCCTTCCCCGGGAGTTCTTGCCGAAATGCCGGCGAGATCCCTGAGCATGCACGAAAGGGTGAAATCAACCATGGATTCCTGGTTTTTGACCACCCTGGTGGTCACCGGGAAATCAACCGTGGCCACCACGCCCGCGTCCAGAAGCCCCTTGGCGAACTCCACCACATCGTTCTCAACGTAGGCGTTGCCCTTGATGGTGGCCTTCCCCGGGACCACCGTCACGGAGGAAATCCACACCCCCAGGGGGAGGGACGTCTCGATGGAGTTCAGGAACTCCAGGGCCGGAAGCTCTTCCTGCAGCAGCTTCAGGGCCGAAACATACACCGCCTCCACGCCGGCGAGCCGCTTGATCTCGTTGGACATCTTCAGGTTCTGCGCCTGCTGAATGGCCACCTGGTCGTTCAGCATGGCCACCTGGGCGCCCATTCCGCTCACCTTCAGGAAGGCAAGGCCGAAGGTCACTCCCCCAACCAGGACAAAGGCAAGGAAAAGCGACACCAGCAGAACCCTCGCGGCATTCACCTTTCTTCTGCGGGCCTCCACCAGTGAGCGGGGCCGCAGGTCCAGTTTCACCTTCATAGTAAATCCCTCACCGCCAATCCGATGGCCGCTTCCCAACCGCTGTTGCCGTCGTCGGGTTCCGCAATGCCCCAGGTCTCCCACACGTTCATCTTCAGCGTCTTCAGCCCCGTTGCAGCCTCGAGAGCCTCCTGCAGCCTGCTGTCCTTCCCGTATCCACCTCCAAGCATAAGCAGATCGACCACCAGTTCGCGATACTGGTTCTTGACGAAGGTAAGGGTATTGCCTATCTCCCGGACGAGGGGCCCATAATCCCGCTCCCCCTCCCCTACGGTGGGGATGTCGATGAGGGACGTCCTGTACAGGATGCCGTTGTCCTTGTAGCCCAGCACGAGCTGGGTAACTTCCTTCTCGGCGAAGATGGAAAGGTACCCCTCGGCGTAGGCCGATACAGGCCCGAGGCCTGCCCTGAACATGGCCACATTCAGGGGTTCGATGCCCGCCAGGGTCATACCCGCCGAAGAAGCCACTCTCATCAGGGACTCCACCGTCCGGAGCCTGCACGCCGCCACCAGGACCGACATCTTGCCGCCTTCGAGGTTCACCGGGTTGTCCACCCGGGCGATATCAACGGCCGCGTCCGAGAACGCGTAGGGGAAGAACTTCTCGAAGTCCCACTTCAGCGCCTCTTTGGCGTCCTCCATCTCCATCGCGGGCATCTCGATGACCCTGATCAGGATATCCCTGGAAGGTACTCCCAATGTGACAGGGGCTTTGAAGCCTCCGCCAAGGCTGCCGCCCAGGTTCTCGAAGGCGGGAAGCAGAGCTCCCACGTCGGAGAGGGAATCCTTCCGTATGGCCGTGCCGCCGGTGGCCGTCTGGACCTTGCGGCGCATCTTCAGCCCCGAAAGATCGCCGTCCAGTTCCACGTACCGCAGGTAATCTTCGTGTAAAGCAAGCGCCGCCCTGTTCTGCGATTTGAAGAATGCCGAAGCGCCCATGTCGCGACTTCCTCCCCGCCTGTATGGATGAAATTCAATGTAACTGCATTATACGCTTTTATTGTAAAAACTGTATAGTTTATCTCAGCAAATCAAAAAGGAATTTTGGAACAAATCAGAACGAAGATGCTTTCACCTGGAGAAGCTTTTTGTTCTCAAAAAGAAGAGTCACACCGGCATGGTGGTATTTTCTGAAAAAGGCAACAGGTTCCAACTCTTCTGTGTTTTCCTCCAGAAAGACAGTCTGTCCGGGTATCCAGAAAAATTTCCGTTCGCCCGATCCTGTTGCTATCACAAGTTCCGGTGGAGTTCTTTCTAATTTTTTCAGGAAACCAGAAACATCTTCCCGAATTTGCTGCTCAGCACAGCAAGGAACAGCGAATAGAAGAATCATTGAAACCAACGCAGCCGCTAGTATAAATTTTCTCATGGTTTCCAGTCCCTCCAGTACGCAGGCTCAGTTTTGGTCGAACTACCACCGGAATCATCAGTCATAATGTTCTCTGGCACATCAAAGACGAGAAGATTTCCGCTGAGACTTATGTTTCCGGTAAATCCGCCAAGAGCGGTCTGCGGATTCGAAGCGTTTGAAAACGCCGTTACTCCAACGTAGACTTTCCCGCCCGTCACTGTAATTCCGCTGATCCTTGTAGCATCCAGCGTAACGTTTTTCTTCCAGGAAGTAATCTCGTCCCCTGTGTAGGTTACAAAACCGCCTAACCCTGTATCCGCTTTCATAATGTAAAAATTGCTTTTTCCGACAAGACAAGGATCCGTATTTGCCGTATAGGTTGCAAAGAAAATATACCCTCTGAACAATACAGGAGGTGTAGAAACAATTTCTCCGGTCCCTAAGGGCAAACGCCATCCGTTTGTAGAAACCGCGACAGAATCGTTGTATTGATCACCCGAGATATTTTCCAGCGGGGGAAGATTCGCCAATGTAAAGGCGGAATCCCCGGCAAGGCTCCTGTTCATGGCGAACACATAGCACTTTCCTTCCTTTTCCCCGAAGAGGAAATCGGGGTCTCCCGTACCCCAGAAAAGCCACTTTCTGTTTTTGATCATGCCGACTTCAAGGGCGTAGGGGATAGTAAACAAGTCGTCCACTGCAGCACCGTCTCCCGGGGTAAAAACTTTCGCAAGGTTCCACTCCGTTGAATCGTATGAACTCAAGTCTCCCTCGAATATGGCGCCGACGTCATCTCCCAGATAGTATTTCCGTATCCTCATGGGCCGCGGCCCGGCTTCGACTGCAAGGGGAGCCACCACAGAACCGAGGTCATTATGGACAATTTCCTTCACCAGTGATCCATCCTTCATATCCAGGACAATCACTGATTTCCCGCCCTCGTCATTTTCGAGAAGCGGACTGTTCTTCGCACCGCCTCCAAAAAGGGCTACCCATTTCGTATCTATTCCTGAAAGGCTTTCAAGGTCAACGGTTCCGATAAACGGAGTGCTTACTGTCAGGCGAAGCTTCCCCGGAACAGAGGAGGACGAAGAATCAACTGAACTGAGAGTCGAGGATGCTGTCCCCGTCCCTCCGATCCATCTCATGAAGGTACTGTTTTCCGTTCGCAGTATCCCTTCTCCGTTCCCGCCGCTGTAGTAGCAATTATTTTCCAGTGCCCAGAGGAACTCGGGTTTTGCGGGATCCGTAATGTCAAGGGTATAGAGTCCTGCCCCCGCTCGGCCCAGGCCGCCGAGAAGTACCGTTTTATAACTGCCGTCCAACAGGATGTCTTCGGCTACGAGAGGACCGTCCAGCAGATATTTGGGTGCTGATTCCTTGACTTCACGCAGCTTATCGTCACTGCCCAGCTTGGTCCCGATCAGCCTCGGGAAATTTAAAACATTCGGAGGGATGAAAGCCCATTCCTCGTTCCCGTTGGCGGAATTGAAGGCATGTACCATGCCGTCGTTGGCATGCATATACACGACACGAGGCCTGATTTTTACCGTGGAATCCTCTGCGAATACACGGTACAGCGGGTCGGTTATCAGGCTTTGCGGAGCACCGACCTCCACAAGGCCTACATGATACGGATCCCCCAGTTTCCAGCGCTGATCTCCGTCTGTTTCATCCCATTCATCGGATCCCAGAACCCATCTTATGAATTTCTTTATTGCAGTATCAGTTATCGAAAGATCCCCGGCAAAAAAGGGTTTCAAAGCAGACGAGTTGACGTCGGAAAAGGCCTTCAGGTTGGTCACAATTTTGCCTGCCGATCCGGTACCCCAATCCGCTGTATAGATATTTCGGTTGTTGTATCCTTTCGACGCGAGAATAGCACCGGCATCTCTTGCACCCTCAACTCCCCAGTTCGTATCA contains:
- a CDS encoding type II secretion system protein GspD, with protein sequence MRTLSKIFILLVFALVGFGAFSADFPALAEEKPSYAHLPPVGGLMVRQLGSDSIIVELKGTSLPLPEVDTLGTDMVTFTLAGAYLPAVKWERDFGLPLVGLVRADQSGENVVFKMRVSSPMSLKGMEGKAPSNRYVLRLSTSGFVERENIQADLLKPQAPAAPVAGDPFTQTVPVTLDLRDVELRDVFRMLGAYANMNIVADPSVPNTLVTMTLKGVPLNEAMGYMMRMYGMSYAIMGKTIIVGTPDSIGRTTGKESTRQYRIAYADMKSVGGLVQGLAGVSKVVIDERLRTLYVSGRPEQFLEVERVLQQVDHPGRQVMLQARIIEVTDSGKEELETIIDAVYNQWWFNYSSAGAGTGYVYADQPANYNPKTGDNRPAPLAPITGDGLKNIASGNLTKLLDFGLRALVTKNKGKVLADPSIITIDGKKAVIKLVENYPYISERDEAGNPTWSEKEVGPILEFTPVVGRDKMVSIELKIETGEIIGTYRGQAGEQFPQTTNREVTTNIRVRDGEPFVVGGLYKDQEKIERHRVPLLSDIPLLGELFKYKSETRDKTEVAMIVIPYILEIPDTTVEKLVLK
- a CDS encoding PilN domain-containing protein; this translates as MKVKLDLRPRSLVEARRRKVNAARVLLVSLFLAFVLVGGVTFGLAFLKVSGMGAQVAMLNDQVAIQQAQNLKMSNEIKRLAGVEAVYVSALKLLQEELPALEFLNSIETSLPLGVWISSVTVVPGKATIKGNAYVENDVVEFAKGLLDAGVVATVDFPVTTRVVKNQESMVDFTLSCMLRDLAGISARTPGEGGGIR
- the pilM gene encoding type IV pilus biogenesis protein PilM, which codes for MGASAFFKSQNRAALALHEDYLRYVELDGDLSGLKMRRKVQTATGGTAIRKDSLSDVGALLPAFENLGGSLGGGFKAPVTLGVPSRDILIRVIEMPAMEMEDAKEALKWDFEKFFPYAFSDAAVDIARVDNPVNLEGGKMSVLVAACRLRTVESLMRVASSAGMTLAGIEPLNVAMFRAGLGPVSAYAEGYLSIFAEKEVTQLVLGYKDNGILYRTSLIDIPTVGEGERDYGPLVREIGNTLTFVKNQYRELVVDLLMLGGGYGKDSRLQEALEAATGLKTLKMNVWETWGIAEPDDGNSGWEAAIGLAVRDLL
- a CDS encoding pilus assembly protein, with amino-acid sequence MKNLRKNRATVLQYMIFLAGLITFLIAPASIAFEPQTNVFSAPKNPPAGFSQIVEPNVLLLIDTSGSMTFFMDNDSSTYGDGTNPYYLNGANRRYYGRDSNPGQTTSGNNDPSVDFNYHPLLREIPTDQIPDTDDSYTGVFSYKIETKTAERWIPNEWGKVRENEVPPTVPSSYQWRWYNPSGTANDRWILQRRPSSGGGFSDVRDQEQVPSLGPNYRYIVDRPNNSPYSSQGLEIIRVPGHTETYNYNGYTYKYPNDSRMYTLKNVLYRILGDQTLVGDLRLALSAYYQDYYSSGSGADWYNWTPYDGRTSQRITWKSDGTRRARLHEGFASTTKSPEHLAKIREWFDGSESSSNPEFRADGGTPLVASIVNSTSAVDCALDFFKVRGATPTITEWCQDNWLIVLTDGEDSYESYANTALATRTLYNANLGVENARPVKTMVIGMINPSTQTTLASTLNNMADYGDDGLLNGSATAFFPQNMAELMEAFKTIFQTIQDIAATGSAPLVNPPKTLGGAGKVYSAGFKPKIVQQWMGFLSSYVISGDVVTPDTNWGVEGARDAGAILASKGYNNRNIYTADWGTGSAGKIVTNLKAFSDVNSSALKPFFAGDLSITDTAIKKFIRWVLGSDEWDETDGDQRWKLGDPYHVGLVEVGAPQSLITDPLYRVFAEDSTVKIRPRVVYMHANDGMVHAFNSANGNEEWAFIPPNVLNFPRLIGTKLGSDDKLREVKESAPKYLLDGPLVAEDILLDGSYKTVLLGGLGRAGAGLYTLDITDPAKPEFLWALENNCYYSGGNGEGILRTENSTFMRWIGGTGTASSTLSSVDSSSSSVPGKLRLTVSTPFIGTVDLESLSGIDTKWVALFGGGAKNSPLLENDEGGKSVIVLDMKDGSLVKEIVHNDLGSVVAPLAVEAGPRPMRIRKYYLGDDVGAIFEGDLSSYDSTEWNLAKVFTPGDGAAVDDLFTIPYALEVGMIKNRKWLFWGTGDPDFLFGEKEGKCYVFAMNRSLAGDSAFTLANLPPLENISGDQYNDSVAVSTNGWRLPLGTGEIVSTPPVLFRGYIFFATYTANTDPCLVGKSNFYIMKADTGLGGFVTYTGDEITSWKKNVTLDATRISGITVTGGKVYVGVTAFSNASNPQTALGGFTGNISLSGNLLVFDVPENIMTDDSGGSSTKTEPAYWRDWKP